The genomic window AGCGCGCTGCGCGACAAGGACCAGATCGTCGTTTCCGGCTGGTGGACGTCCTTCGTCGGTTCGACTCAGACCGTCGCCGTCCGCTTGGGCACGCCGGACCAGCAAAAGCAGGAAGGCGCCATCTACGTCATTTCGGGCAATGTGCTGGAAGGACAGGGCGGCCGCGCGGTGAAGGCCTTCGGCAATCGCGTGCAGCAGCCGGCTGCCTTCAAGGCCGGCGAAACCGCTGATCTCGGCGACGGCGAAACGCTGCAGATCAACAGCGACGGTAGCTATCGCTACATGAAGGGCACGGCCTTTTCGCCCGACGAGCGGCCGCGGCGCATCTATGTTTCCGTCTCCGCGCCGCCGGAATTCACCGTGCAGAACTATCACACCGTTCTGACGGGCGAGGGTATCGGTCAGTCCTTCATCAATTCGCTGACCGTGACGATCCCCGCGACGATCATCCCGATCCTGATTGCCGCTTTTGCTGCCTATGCCCTGAGCTGGATGGAGTTTCCAGGCCGGGCGCTGCTGATTGCGCTTGTCGTCGGCCTGATCGTCGTGCCGCTGCAGATGTCGCTGATCCCGCTGCTGCGTCTCTATAACGAGATCGGCACCATGCTCGGCCAGCCGTCGAAGACCTATCCCGGCATCTGGCTGGCCCACACCGCTTTCGGCATGCCGCTCGCCATCTTTCTCCTGCGGGCCTATATCGCAGGCCTCCCAAGGGAGATCATCGAATCCGCCCGCGTCGACGGCGCAAGCGATTTCGAGATATTCACCCGCATCGTTTTGCCTCTGTCCTTCCCGGCGCTCGCCTCCTTCGCCATCTTCCAGTTCCTATGGGTGTGGAACGACCTGCTCGTCGCCATGGTCTTTCTCGGCACCGACAAGGATCACCTCGTGCTGACCGGCAGCCTGAACGCGCTGCTCGGCTCGCGCGGCGGCAATTGGGAGATTTTGACGGCGTCAGCCTTCGTCACCATCGTCGTGCCGCTGCTCGTCTTCTTCGGGCTCCAGCGTTATCTGGTGCGCGGTCTGCTGGCGGGCTCGGTCAAGGGCGGCTGACCATTTCCAAACGTGACTTCAGACAGGATATCCCATGAACGTGGCTCCCCAATCGATCTTGACCGCCGACAAGGACTGGTGGCGCGGCGCGGTGATCTACCAGATCTATCCGCGCTCCTATCAGGACTCGAACGGTGACGGTATCGGCGACCTGAAGGGCATCACCGCCCGTCTGCCGCATGTGGCAAGCCTCGGCGCCGATGCGATCTGGATCTCGCCTTTCTTCACCTCGCCGATGCGCGATTTCGGCTATGACGTTTCAGACTATGAGAACGTCGATTCCATCTTCGGCACGCTGGTGGATTTCGACACGCTGATCGCTGAAGCCCATCGTCTCGGCATCCGCGTGATGATCGACCTTGTCATCTCCCACAGCTCGGATCAGCATCCCTGGTTCGTCCAGAGCCGCTCCAGCAAGACGAACGCCAAGGCCGATTGGTATGTCTGGGCCGACGCCAAGCCGGACGGCACGCCGCCGAACAACTGGCTGTCGATCTTCGGCGGTTCGGCATGGGCGTGGGATCCGACGCGCATGCAGTATTACCTGCACAACTTCCTGACCTCGCAGCCGGATATGAACCTGCACAATCCGGAAGTGCAGGATCGACTGCTGGATGTCGTGCGCTTCTGGCTCAATCGCGGCGTCGACGGTTTCCGCCTCGATACCATCAACTTCTATTTCCACGACCCGCTTCTGCGCGACAATCCGGCGCTCGCGCCCGAACGGCGCAACGCTTCGACGGCGCCGGCGGTCAATCCCTATAATTTCCAGGAGCATATCTACGACAAGAACCGCCCGGAGAACCTTGCGTTCCTGAAGCGCTTCCGTGCCGTTCTCGAGGAGTTCCCGGCAATCGCAGCCGTCGGCGAGGTCGGCGACAGCCAGCGCGGTCTCGAAATCGTCGGCGAATACACCTCCGGCAATGACAAGATGCATATGTGCTACGCCTTCGAATTCCTGGCGCCCGATCCGCTGTCGCCGGAGCGCGTCGAAGAGGTGATGCAGGATTTCGAAGCCGCCGCGCCCGATGGCTGGGCTTGCTGGGCCTTCTCCAATCACGACGTCGTACGCCATGTCAGCCGCTGGGGCGGGCTGGTCGCCGATCACGACGCCTTCGCCAAGCTCTATGCTTCGCTGCTGATGACGCTGCGCGGCTCTGTCTGCCTTTATCAAGGTGAGGAGTTGGGCCTCACCGAGGCCGATCTCGCCTATCAGGATCTGCAGGATCCCTACGGAATCCAGTTTTGGCCGGAATTCAAGGGCCGCGACGGCTGCCGCACGCCGATGGTCTGGGACAGCCAGGTGGCCCAGGGCGGCTTCTCCAGCGTCAAGCCATGGCTGCCGGTGCCGGTCGAGCATATCCTGCGCGCCGTCAGCGTCCAGCAGGGCGATGAAAATTCCGTGCTGGAGCACTATCGCCGCTTCATCGCTTTCCGCAAGCTGTACCCGGCTTTCGCCAAGGGCGAGATCGAATTCGAGGAGACGCAGGGCGAAGCGCTGGTCTTCACCCGCGAATATGGCAATGAGAAGCTGCTCTGCATCTTCAACATGAGCCCGGTCGAAACAGGCGTCACGCTGCCGGCCGGAGAATGGCAGGCATTGACGGGCCATGGCTTTACCAGCAACAACTATGGCGACAAGATCGATATTCCGGCCTGGGGGGCGTATTTCGCCCGTCTCGCTTAAGGATCAGGAGGGGAGTGAGAAATGACTGGACTGACGCTGAAGGATATCCGCAAATCCTACGGTTCCGTGGACGTTCTCCACGGCATCGACCTCGATATCAAACAAGGCGAATTCATCGTCTTCGTCGGTCCGTCCGGCTGCGGAAAATCCACGCTCCTGCGCATGATCGCCGGCCTCGAGGCGATCACCGGCGGCGAAATGTATATCGACGGCATGCTCGTCAATGACGTGCCGCCCTCCAAGCGCGGCATCGCCATGGTCTTCCAGTCCTACGCGCTCTACCCGCATATGACAGTCTTCGACAACATGGCCTTCGGCATGAAGATCGCCGGCGAAAGCAAGCAGGAGATCGACCGCCGCGTCCGGGCGGCGGCCGAGAGCCTGCAACTGACCAAATATCTCGACCGCCTGCCGAAGGCGCTTTCCGGCGGCCAGCGTCAGCGCGTGGCGATCGGCCGCGCCATCTGCCGCGATCCGAAGGTCTTCCTCTTCGACGAGCCGCTGTCCAATCTCGATGCCGCGCTGCGTGTCGCGACCCGTATCGAGATCGCCCGTCTGAACGAACAGATGGCCGATACGACGATGATCTACGTGACCCATGACCAGGTCGAGGCAATGACGCTTGCCGACCGCATCGTCGTTCTCTCCGCCGGCAATATCGAGCAGGTCGGCGCGCCGCTGGAGCTCTACGAACGCCCCGCCAACCTCTTCGTCGCGAAATTCATTGGCTCCCCGGCCATGAACATCATTCCGGCAACAGTCACCGCCACGGGAAGCCAGACGACGGTGACGCTGACCGGCGGCATGTCGGTGACGCTCGATGTCGCGACCGACGCGTCCGAGAAGGGCAAGCAGGCAAGCTTCGGAGTTCGTCCCGAGGATCTGAGGATTGCCGACGGCGCCGATTATGTTTTCGAAGGCGAGGTCTCCATCGTCGAAGCGCTCGGCGAAGTGACGCTGCTTTATATCGAGGGACTGGTTCCCG from Rhizobium sp. Pop5 includes these protein-coding regions:
- a CDS encoding ABC transporter ATP-binding protein, translating into MTGLTLKDIRKSYGSVDVLHGIDLDIKQGEFIVFVGPSGCGKSTLLRMIAGLEAITGGEMYIDGMLVNDVPPSKRGIAMVFQSYALYPHMTVFDNMAFGMKIAGESKQEIDRRVRAAAESLQLTKYLDRLPKALSGGQRQRVAIGRAICRDPKVFLFDEPLSNLDAALRVATRIEIARLNEQMADTTMIYVTHDQVEAMTLADRIVVLSAGNIEQVGAPLELYERPANLFVAKFIGSPAMNIIPATVTATGSQTTVTLTGGMSVTLDVATDASEKGKQASFGVRPEDLRIADGADYVFEGEVSIVEALGEVTLLYIEGLVPGEPIVVKLPGIYDVHKGQRMRFAADRQKLHLFDASGHTYRK
- a CDS encoding alpha-glucosidase — encoded protein: MNVAPQSILTADKDWWRGAVIYQIYPRSYQDSNGDGIGDLKGITARLPHVASLGADAIWISPFFTSPMRDFGYDVSDYENVDSIFGTLVDFDTLIAEAHRLGIRVMIDLVISHSSDQHPWFVQSRSSKTNAKADWYVWADAKPDGTPPNNWLSIFGGSAWAWDPTRMQYYLHNFLTSQPDMNLHNPEVQDRLLDVVRFWLNRGVDGFRLDTINFYFHDPLLRDNPALAPERRNASTAPAVNPYNFQEHIYDKNRPENLAFLKRFRAVLEEFPAIAAVGEVGDSQRGLEIVGEYTSGNDKMHMCYAFEFLAPDPLSPERVEEVMQDFEAAAPDGWACWAFSNHDVVRHVSRWGGLVADHDAFAKLYASLLMTLRGSVCLYQGEELGLTEADLAYQDLQDPYGIQFWPEFKGRDGCRTPMVWDSQVAQGGFSSVKPWLPVPVEHILRAVSVQQGDENSVLEHYRRFIAFRKLYPAFAKGEIEFEETQGEALVFTREYGNEKLLCIFNMSPVETGVTLPAGEWQALTGHGFTSNNYGDKIDIPAWGAYFARLA
- a CDS encoding carbohydrate ABC transporter permease, whose product is MTAAGSYFKIGPARLFVHLAVLLIVIVWLIPTLGIFVSALRDKDQIVVSGWWTSFVGSTQTVAVRLGTPDQQKQEGAIYVISGNVLEGQGGRAVKAFGNRVQQPAAFKAGETADLGDGETLQINSDGSYRYMKGTAFSPDERPRRIYVSVSAPPEFTVQNYHTVLTGEGIGQSFINSLTVTIPATIIPILIAAFAAYALSWMEFPGRALLIALVVGLIVVPLQMSLIPLLRLYNEIGTMLGQPSKTYPGIWLAHTAFGMPLAIFLLRAYIAGLPREIIESARVDGASDFEIFTRIVLPLSFPALASFAIFQFLWVWNDLLVAMVFLGTDKDHLVLTGSLNALLGSRGGNWEILTASAFVTIVVPLLVFFGLQRYLVRGLLAGSVKGG